In Caldisalinibacter kiritimatiensis, one DNA window encodes the following:
- the secA gene encoding preprotein translocase subunit SecA, whose amino-acid sequence MKKIFEKIFGTYSEREIKRIKPIVDKIESLEEEMKGLTDEQLKAKTDEFKNRLNNGETLDDILPEAFAVVREAADRVLGMRHYRVQLIGGVVLHQGRIAEMKTGEGKTLVATLPVYLNALTGKGVHVVTVNDYLAKRDKDWMGKVYRFLGLSVSCIVHGMDNKERREAYNCDITYGTNNEFGFDYLRDNMVIYKKEMVQRELNYAIIDEVDSILIDEARTPLIISGSGDKSTNLYHMADKFVRTLKGRKLDPNEKSNDLFSRVNREIKEEKVDFVVDEKGNNVTLTEKGVEKAENFFSLENLADPANMEISHHINQALKAHNLMKRDKDYIVKDGQVVIVDEFTGRLMFGRRYSDGLHQAIEAKEGLDVRRESKTLATITFQNYFRMYKKLAGMTGTAKTEEDEFREIYGMDVVEIPTNKPVIREDCPDVIYKTQEAKFKAIAEEIKEKNEHGQPVLVGTVSIEKSELLSRILKRAGIKHEVLNAKHHEKEAEIVAQAGRFKAVTIATNMAGRGTDIVLGGNPEFLAKNDMKKKGYSDEILAQVDSFNETDDPDILEARKVYNKLLEKSKKETKVEHEKVIQAGGLHIIGTERHESRRIDNQLRGRSGRQGDPGSSRFYISLEDDLMRLFGSDRIKGIVESLGMPDDEPLEHNLLTKSIETAQKRVEGRNFNIRKHVLQYDDVMNKQREVIYAERRKVLEGENLKDNILNMIENIIDNAINIYTGEIKYPEEWDIKGLEKYLSNIYLPEGALKIDDIESLTREDLKEKLLNVAKELYKQKEKEVGIEQLRELERIILLRVVDTKWMDHIDAMDQLRQGIGLRALGQEDPVRAYQVEGFDMFEEMIKNIQEETVKHIFHLQRAEKLERKRVAQIKTVNHGDKQPKQKTVVKGKKIGRNDPCPCGSGKKYKKCCGRNV is encoded by the coding sequence TTGAAAAAAATATTTGAAAAAATATTTGGTACCTATAGTGAAAGGGAAATAAAGAGAATAAAACCTATTGTAGATAAGATAGAATCACTTGAAGAAGAAATGAAGGGACTTACAGACGAACAACTAAAGGCAAAAACTGATGAGTTTAAAAATAGATTAAATAATGGAGAAACTTTAGATGATATATTACCAGAAGCATTTGCTGTAGTAAGAGAAGCTGCAGATAGAGTATTGGGTATGAGACACTATAGAGTTCAGCTTATAGGTGGTGTTGTCCTTCATCAAGGAAGGATAGCGGAGATGAAGACAGGTGAAGGTAAAACTCTAGTTGCTACTTTACCTGTTTATTTAAATGCCCTTACTGGAAAAGGGGTACATGTTGTAACTGTTAATGACTATCTAGCAAAAAGAGATAAGGACTGGATGGGAAAAGTTTATAGGTTCTTAGGTTTATCTGTTAGCTGTATAGTTCATGGTATGGATAATAAAGAGAGAAGAGAAGCATATAACTGCGACATAACATACGGGACAAATAACGAGTTTGGCTTTGACTATTTAAGGGACAACATGGTTATATACAAGAAGGAAATGGTTCAAAGAGAGCTTAACTATGCAATAATAGACGAGGTAGACAGTATATTAATTGATGAAGCAAGAACTCCCCTTATAATATCAGGTAGCGGAGATAAATCTACTAATCTATATCATATGGCAGATAAATTTGTTAGAACTTTAAAGGGAAGAAAATTAGACCCTAACGAGAAATCAAACGACTTATTTAGTCGTGTAAATAGAGAGATAAAAGAGGAAAAAGTTGACTTTGTAGTAGATGAAAAGGGAAATAACGTTACATTAACAGAAAAAGGTGTTGAAAAGGCAGAAAACTTCTTTAGTTTAGAGAACTTAGCAGACCCAGCAAATATGGAAATTTCCCATCATATAAACCAAGCGCTAAAAGCACATAATTTAATGAAAAGAGATAAAGATTATATAGTAAAAGATGGCCAAGTAGTAATAGTAGATGAATTTACAGGAAGACTTATGTTCGGTAGAAGATATAGTGATGGATTACATCAGGCTATAGAGGCTAAGGAAGGGTTAGACGTAAGAAGAGAATCAAAAACTTTAGCAACTATAACCTTCCAGAACTACTTTAGAATGTATAAGAAACTAGCTGGTATGACAGGTACTGCTAAGACAGAAGAAGATGAATTCAGAGAAATCTACGGTATGGATGTTGTGGAAATACCGACAAATAAACCTGTGATTAGAGAAGATTGTCCTGACGTGATATATAAAACACAAGAAGCTAAGTTTAAAGCAATAGCAGAAGAAATAAAGGAAAAGAATGAACATGGTCAGCCTGTACTAGTAGGTACAGTTTCAATTGAAAAATCAGAGCTACTTAGTAGAATACTTAAAAGAGCAGGAATAAAGCATGAAGTATTAAATGCTAAACACCACGAAAAAGAAGCAGAGATTGTTGCTCAAGCAGGTAGATTTAAAGCAGTAACTATTGCTACTAATATGGCTGGTCGTGGTACGGACATAGTATTAGGTGGTAACCCAGAGTTTCTTGCTAAAAATGATATGAAGAAAAAGGGATATAGTGATGAAATTCTAGCTCAAGTGGATAGTTTTAACGAAACAGATGACCCAGATATTTTAGAGGCAAGAAAGGTATATAATAAATTATTAGAAAAATCAAAGAAAGAAACTAAAGTTGAGCATGAAAAGGTAATTCAAGCTGGAGGACTTCACATTATCGGTACAGAAAGGCATGAATCAAGAAGAATAGACAATCAGCTTAGAGGTCGTTCAGGACGTCAAGGGGACCCAGGTTCTTCAAGATTCTATATTTCATTAGAAGATGACTTAATGAGATTATTTGGTAGCGATAGAATTAAGGGTATAGTAGAAAGCTTAGGTATGCCAGATGATGAGCCATTAGAGCATAATTTATTAACTAAATCAATAGAGACAGCACAGAAAAGGGTAGAAGGTAGAAACTTCAATATAAGAAAGCATGTGCTTCAATATGACGATGTTATGAACAAGCAAAGAGAAGTAATATATGCAGAAAGAAGAAAGGTACTAGAAGGAGAAAACTTAAAAGACAATATTTTAAATATGATTGAAAATATAATCGATAATGCAATAAACATATATACAGGGGAAATAAAATACCCAGAAGAATGGGATATCAAAGGATTAGAAAAATATTTATCTAATATATATTTACCTGAAGGTGCATTAAAGATAGATGATATAGAAAGTCTAACTAGAGAAGACTTAAAAGAAAAGCTGTTAAATGTAGCTAAAGAACTATATAAACAAAAGGAAAAAGAAGTAGGAATAGAGCAGCTAAGAGAACTAGAAAGAATAATACTTCTAAGGGTAGTAGATACAAAATGGATGGACCATATAGATGCTATGGACCAATTAAGACAAGGTATAGGACTTAGAGCATTAGGACAAGAAGACCCTGTAAGAGCATATCAAGTAGAAGGATTTGACATGTTTGAAGAGATGATTAAGAATATTCAAGAGGAAACAGTTAAGCATATATTCCACCTACAAAGAGCAGAAAAATTAGAGAGAAAAAGAGTGGCTCAAATAAAGACAGTAAATCATGGAGATAAACAACCTAAACAAAAGACAGTAGTAAAGGGTAAGAAAATAGGTAGAAATGATCCATGCCCATGTGGAAGTGGAAAGAAATATAAGAAATGCTGCGGGAGAAATGTGTAA
- the prfB gene encoding peptide chain release factor 2 (programmed frameshift): MIELESYQDTLVEFKEQLKEIGVSLDIEGIKKEVAQLEAEMSKPDFWNDREKAQKISQKVKSLNGKIKEYTDISNSIEDIEVLIELSLEEQDSSSMDEIKEGTKELEKRIKQLRINTLLTGEFDSNNAILSIHSGAGGLEAQDWAEMLLRMYTRWCERKGYNIETLDILKDTEAGIKSVTLLVKGVNAYGYLKAERGVHRLVRISPFDSSGRRHTSFASVDIMPEIDDDVEIDIEQKDLKIDTYRASGAGGQHVNTTDSAVRITHIPTGIVVQCQSERSQHSNRATAMKMLKAKLIELKEMEQKEKIQDLQGDYSQIAWGSQIRSYVFHPYNMVKDHRTNVETGNVNSVMDGDIDMFIDEYLKDKAK, encoded by the exons ATGATAGAACTAGAAAGCTATCAAGATACGTTAGTAGAATTTAAAGAACAATTAAAAGAAATAGGTGTTTCACTT GACATCGAAGGTATTAAAAAGGAAGTAGCTCAATTAGAAGCTGAGATGTCAAAGCCAGATTTCTGGAACGATAGAGAAAAGGCTCAAAAGATATCTCAGAAGGTAAAGAGTTTAAATGGTAAAATTAAAGAATATACCGATATATCAAATAGTATTGAAGATATAGAAGTATTGATAGAGCTTTCATTAGAAGAGCAGGATTCTTCATCGATGGATGAAATAAAAGAGGGTACTAAAGAATTAGAGAAAAGGATAAAACAGTTAAGAATCAATACTCTTCTTACTGGAGAATTCGATAGCAATAATGCCATTTTGTCTATACACTCTGGAGCAGGTGGATTGGAAGCTCAAGATTGGGCAGAAATGCTTCTTAGAATGTATACAAGATGGTGCGAAAGAAAGGGATACAATATTGAAACCCTTGATATTCTTAAGGATACAGAAGCTGGTATAAAAAGTGTTACTTTATTAGTAAAGGGTGTAAATGCTTACGGGTATTTAAAGGCAGAAAGAGGAGTTCATAGATTAGTAAGAATATCACCATTTGATTCTTCAGGAAGACGTCATACTTCATTTGCTTCTGTAGATATCATGCCAGAAATAGATGATGATGTAGAAATAGATATAGAGCAAAAGGACTTAAAAATAGATACCTATAGGGCAAGTGGTGCTGGAGGTCAGCACGTAAATACTACGGATTCAGCTGTTAGAATTACCCATATTCCTACAGGAATCGTAGTTCAGTGCCAAAGTGAGAGGTCACAGCATAGCAATAGAGCTACAGCAATGAAGATGTTAAAGGCGAAGCTTATAGAGCTTAAGGAAATGGAGCAAAAAGAAAAAATACAAGACCTTCAAGGAGATTATAGTCAGATAGCTTGGGGTTCACAGATAAGGTCATATGTATTCCATCCTTATAACATGGTTAAAGACCATAGAACAAATGTGGAAACGGGTAACGTTAATAGCGTTATGGATGGAGATATAGATATGTTTATAGATGAATATTTAAAGGATAAGGCGAAATAA
- a CDS encoding methyl-accepting chemotaxis protein yields the protein MGLFKKKCKLKLPKSTYKKKSKKRTSKNIFTRSMRNQIMAVVLILTILPIISIGIINYYVDNRDLQQNVEKSNIAIAKSLASQIDIFITKSFDTLETLSTSINMDNMSEFEIGNIMMTAINNVDQLKVLYIFDNNGNEIVSTRHKKDKLNVSDQQWFLKASKGENAVSDSYIDDASKLPGVTIAMPIKSVLGQQIGVIAAKIDLIEIGKLVSDQQIGENGISYIVDKKGIVIGHKDFKNKVLERYNVKENNIVGAINALKGTTDVEKYTDDNGETVLGAYTTVPSTGWAVIVEQEEKEVTELALTNLKRTLMISGIAIILSIIFSIITAGVFTRPIVKLVKAAEELKEGDLTKSIKKTSKNEIGELQTAFNQMVTSLYDIILSVNEVVTNVKQSSKKLKHNGELTLKASDAISSVIEQVATGAQNQLASVDETTNTVNDMVNSVKEVEKSADNIKQAAEKSSIIANNGTQNIDKTKESMNSIANKVKSSAEKVYNLTEYTKEIGKIVTFIDNISKQTNLLALNASIEAARAGEYGKGFTVVAEEVRTLSEQTSDASKDIVDIISKIQNEMDSVVESMNTGLEEVEKGSEVINDTTESFEDILLQTNKVTQAVKEFGSVMKELSEDTQDIEKSILQVSAVSEQTASGTQTVLANTEEQQAAIINMNESIEQLNTMAEQLGQLIKGFKVE from the coding sequence ATGGGACTTTTTAAAAAGAAATGCAAATTAAAATTGCCAAAGAGTACGTATAAAAAGAAAAGCAAAAAAAGAACTTCAAAAAATATTTTTACTAGAAGTATGAGAAATCAAATTATGGCAGTAGTACTTATATTAACTATACTTCCTATAATATCTATTGGTATCATAAACTACTATGTAGACAATAGAGACTTACAACAGAACGTAGAAAAGTCTAATATAGCTATTGCAAAATCATTGGCAAGTCAGATAGATATTTTTATTACAAAGTCCTTTGATACATTAGAAACATTATCTACATCTATAAATATGGATAACATGAGTGAATTTGAAATAGGGAATATTATGATGACTGCAATTAATAATGTAGACCAGTTAAAAGTGTTATATATCTTTGACAACAATGGAAATGAGATAGTGTCCACAAGACATAAAAAGGACAAGCTTAATGTAAGTGACCAACAGTGGTTTTTAAAAGCTTCTAAAGGAGAAAATGCTGTTTCAGATTCCTATATAGATGATGCATCAAAATTACCGGGTGTTACTATTGCAATGCCTATCAAGAGTGTACTAGGTCAGCAAATCGGAGTTATTGCTGCTAAAATAGATTTAATAGAAATAGGTAAATTAGTATCTGACCAACAGATTGGTGAAAATGGAATATCGTACATAGTAGACAAAAAGGGAATAGTAATAGGACATAAGGATTTTAAGAACAAAGTCTTAGAAAGATATAATGTTAAAGAAAATAATATTGTAGGAGCTATAAATGCATTAAAAGGAACTACTGATGTAGAAAAATATACTGACGATAATGGAGAAACAGTTTTAGGAGCATATACAACAGTACCATCTACTGGATGGGCTGTAATAGTAGAGCAGGAAGAAAAAGAAGTAACAGAATTAGCATTAACAAATTTAAAAAGAACATTAATGATAAGTGGAATAGCTATAATTTTAAGTATAATTTTTTCAATAATTACAGCAGGCGTATTTACTCGTCCTATAGTTAAATTAGTAAAGGCTGCAGAAGAATTAAAGGAAGGGGACTTAACTAAATCAATAAAGAAAACATCTAAGAATGAGATTGGGGAGTTGCAGACCGCCTTTAATCAGATGGTCACCTCATTATATGACATCATTTTAAGCGTTAACGAAGTTGTTACTAATGTAAAACAGTCTTCTAAAAAATTAAAGCATAATGGTGAATTAACATTGAAAGCATCAGATGCAATATCTTCAGTAATTGAGCAGGTAGCTACAGGGGCACAAAATCAGTTAGCAAGTGTAGATGAAACAACTAATACTGTTAATGATATGGTCAATAGTGTAAAAGAAGTAGAAAAGAGTGCTGATAATATAAAACAGGCTGCAGAAAAGTCTTCGATAATTGCTAACAATGGTACTCAGAATATAGATAAAACTAAGGAAAGCATGAATTCAATAGCTAATAAGGTAAAGAGCTCAGCAGAAAAGGTATATAATTTGACAGAATACACTAAGGAAATAGGCAAAATAGTTACCTTTATAGATAATATTTCAAAACAAACTAATTTACTGGCTTTAAATGCATCAATAGAGGCTGCCAGAGCAGGAGAATATGGTAAAGGGTTTACTGTAGTAGCTGAAGAAGTTAGAACTCTTTCAGAACAAACTAGTGATGCGTCTAAGGATATAGTAGATATAATAAGTAAGATACAAAATGAAATGGACTCAGTAGTGGAATCTATGAATACAGGGTTAGAAGAAGTAGAAAAAGGCAGTGAAGTAATAAATGATACAACAGAGTCCTTTGAAGATATCCTACTTCAAACTAATAAAGTTACACAAGCAGTTAAAGAGTTTGGAAGTGTAATGAAAGAACTTTCAGAGGATACTCAAGATATAGAAAAATCTATTTTACAGGTAAGTGCTGTATCTGAGCAGACTGCATCAGGCACTCAGACTGTATTAGCAAATACAGAGGAACAGCAGGCAGCTATTATAAACATGAATGAATCAATAGAGCAACTTAATACAATGGCAGAGCAATTAGGGCAATTGATAAAGGGTTTCAAAGTAGAGTAA
- a CDS encoding Tex family protein: protein MNIVAKLAEEFSLKKYQVENTIKLIDEGNTIPFIARYRKEQTGELSDVILRELNDRLTYLRNLESRKEEVIRLIDEQGKLTEELKKEILSATVLQRVEDLYRPYKKKKRTRGTKAKEKGLEPLAEIIMKQETTTGTIEEVAKPFINEEKEVLTVEDALQGAKDIIAEIISDNAEYRKRIRSVYFDKGIIQTKAVDEEEVTVYEMYYDYTEPVNKIANHRILAINRGEKEKKLRVKVVTPDEEIIEYLKGQVVENSQAITTEHLIEAIEDSYKRLIAPSIEREVRSTLTERAEEEAIKVFASNTKKLLMIPPVEDVRVLAIDPSYRTGCKLAVLDDTGKLLDYTTIYPNEPQNEVEKSKETMKELIEKYDIDMISIGNGTASRETELIVADMLKEIDKEVYYTIVSEAGASVYSASKLAAEEYPDVNVSIRGAISIGRRLQDPLAELVKIDPKSIGVGQYQHDLNQKRLGEALNGVVEDCVNSVGVDLNTATPSLLHYVSGITPSIAKNIVAYREENGKFTNRNQLKEVKRLGDKSFEQCAGFLRIRDGENLLDNTAVHPESYDITMKLIEKLGFTKEDIRQGKLKNIEQRILEYEIEEDREEAVDNSFNKTLKSLEELSKVKIGHNKKNRKVSRTEKLEKRIAKLSEQLEVGVPTLRDIIQELKKPGRDPREEMPKPIFRSDVLKMEDLRPNMVLTGTVRNVVDFGAFVDIGVKQDGLVHISEMSDRFVKNPMDIVSVGDIVNVRIIDLDIERGRISLSMKQV, encoded by the coding sequence ATGAATATTGTAGCAAAATTGGCCGAGGAGTTTAGCCTTAAAAAATATCAAGTAGAAAATACGATAAAGCTTATTGATGAAGGTAACACTATACCTTTTATAGCTAGATATAGAAAAGAACAGACAGGAGAACTAAGTGACGTTATATTAAGGGAATTAAACGATAGACTTACATATTTAAGAAATTTAGAATCGAGAAAAGAGGAAGTAATACGTTTAATCGACGAACAAGGGAAATTAACAGAAGAATTAAAGAAGGAAATTTTATCTGCAACAGTACTTCAAAGAGTAGAAGATTTATATAGACCATATAAGAAGAAAAAAAGAACAAGAGGTACAAAAGCAAAAGAAAAGGGCTTAGAGCCTTTAGCTGAAATTATAATGAAGCAAGAAACAACTACTGGCACTATAGAAGAAGTAGCTAAACCTTTTATAAATGAAGAAAAGGAAGTTTTAACTGTAGAAGATGCACTTCAAGGTGCTAAGGATATAATTGCAGAAATAATATCAGATAATGCTGAATACAGAAAGAGAATAAGAAGTGTATATTTCGACAAAGGTATAATACAAACTAAAGCTGTAGACGAAGAAGAAGTTACAGTTTATGAGATGTATTATGATTATACTGAACCAGTAAATAAAATTGCGAATCATAGGATATTAGCAATTAATAGAGGGGAAAAGGAAAAGAAATTAAGAGTAAAAGTAGTAACTCCAGATGAAGAAATAATAGAATACCTTAAAGGTCAAGTTGTTGAAAACTCACAAGCAATAACAACAGAACATTTAATAGAAGCAATAGAGGATTCATATAAAAGATTAATAGCACCTTCTATAGAAAGAGAAGTAAGAAGTACATTAACTGAAAGAGCAGAAGAAGAGGCTATAAAAGTATTTGCAAGTAATACTAAAAAATTATTAATGATACCACCTGTTGAAGACGTAAGGGTTTTAGCTATTGACCCAAGTTATAGAACAGGTTGTAAATTAGCTGTATTAGATGATACAGGTAAATTATTAGATTATACAACTATTTATCCAAATGAGCCTCAAAATGAAGTGGAAAAATCTAAAGAGACAATGAAGGAATTAATTGAAAAGTATGACATAGATATGATTTCTATAGGAAATGGAACAGCTTCAAGGGAAACAGAATTAATTGTAGCTGATATGCTTAAAGAAATAGACAAAGAAGTATATTACACAATTGTTAGCGAAGCTGGAGCTTCAGTTTATTCTGCCTCTAAACTGGCAGCAGAAGAGTATCCTGATGTAAATGTTTCAATAAGAGGAGCTATTTCAATAGGTAGAAGACTTCAAGACCCATTAGCAGAGCTTGTTAAGATTGACCCTAAAAGCATAGGGGTAGGGCAATATCAACACGACTTAAACCAAAAGAGACTAGGAGAAGCATTAAACGGAGTTGTTGAGGATTGTGTAAATAGTGTTGGAGTAGATTTAAATACTGCCACTCCTTCCTTACTTCATTATGTTTCAGGTATTACTCCAAGCATAGCTAAAAACATTGTTGCATATAGAGAAGAAAATGGAAAATTTACAAACAGAAATCAGTTAAAAGAAGTAAAAAGACTAGGTGATAAATCCTTTGAACAATGTGCTGGATTCTTAAGAATTAGAGATGGAGAAAATCTATTAGACAATACAGCTGTCCATCCTGAATCCTATGATATAACTATGAAATTGATAGAAAAACTAGGATTTACAAAGGAAGACATAAGACAAGGAAAACTTAAAAACATAGAGCAAAGAATTTTAGAATATGAAATAGAAGAAGATAGAGAAGAAGCTGTAGATAATAGTTTTAATAAAACATTAAAGAGTTTAGAAGAATTATCAAAAGTAAAGATTGGACATAATAAGAAAAATAGAAAAGTGTCAAGAACTGAAAAGCTAGAGAAGCGTATAGCTAAATTATCAGAACAATTAGAAGTGGGAGTACCAACTTTAAGGGATATTATACAAGAGCTTAAAAAGCCAGGTAGAGACCCTAGAGAAGAGATGCCAAAGCCTATATTTAGAAGTGATGTATTAAAGATGGAAGATTTAAGACCCAATATGGTGTTGACTGGAACTGTAAGAAATGTAGTTGACTTTGGAGCTTTTGTTGACATAGGAGTTAAGCAGGATGGATTAGTTCATATTTCTGAGATGAGTGATAGATTTGTAAAAAATCCAATGGATATAGTATCAGTTGGGGATATTGTAAATGTAAGAATTATTGATTTAGATATTGAAAGAGGTAGAATTTCATTGAGTATGAAGCAGGTATAG
- a CDS encoding MFS transporter, whose translation MSNKSRNDSPTYYRWLVWGILALAYVIVFFHRVAAGVVRQELIQGFNITDVEFGNLGAMYFYAYTIMQIPSGIFADTLGARKTVTVGTLLAGVGSIIFGIAPTIGLAYIGRLVVGLGVSVVFISILKVLSQWFSEEEFGRMSGLTSFVGNGGALLAQFPLVVLVSIIGWRLSFGVIGVISVLIAVLTYIIVRNKPEEKGFEPVVIEQNKRDIDLKESIKIVFSNPRTWPGFFVFGGMFGSVIAFMGTWGVPYMIHVYDISKAKASTFTMTMTIGIMIGSLIVGFVSDKMGKRKLPFFIFSVVYLFTWIVLLYINPGNMPFTLLYILFFLIGFSASGFVLSWASAKEVNPREYAGISTGTVNMGGFLFAALIQPLIGYILNKTWTGKVVEGVKIYSVQSYNTALLVCLVAAVIGVVGVLFVKETNCRNIYEELKK comes from the coding sequence ATGAGTAACAAAAGTAGAAATGATAGCCCAACGTATTATAGGTGGCTTGTTTGGGGAATACTTGCCCTTGCATATGTAATTGTATTTTTTCATAGAGTGGCAGCAGGAGTGGTAAGACAAGAATTAATACAGGGGTTCAATATAACTGATGTTGAGTTTGGTAACTTAGGGGCTATGTATTTTTATGCTTATACGATAATGCAGATACCATCAGGAATATTTGCAGATACTTTAGGAGCAAGAAAAACTGTAACTGTGGGTACATTATTAGCAGGAGTAGGCTCAATTATATTTGGAATTGCTCCAACAATTGGTTTAGCTTATATTGGTAGACTTGTAGTTGGATTAGGGGTTTCTGTTGTATTTATTTCGATATTAAAGGTTCTATCCCAGTGGTTTAGTGAAGAAGAGTTTGGAAGAATGTCTGGACTTACGTCTTTTGTGGGTAATGGAGGTGCATTACTTGCACAGTTTCCTTTAGTAGTTTTAGTATCCATTATTGGATGGCGATTATCCTTTGGAGTTATAGGAGTAATATCAGTTCTTATTGCAGTGTTGACATATATAATAGTTAGAAATAAACCAGAGGAAAAAGGATTTGAACCGGTTGTTATAGAACAGAATAAAAGAGATATAGATTTAAAAGAAAGTATAAAAATAGTATTTTCTAACCCTAGAACTTGGCCAGGATTTTTTGTATTCGGAGGAATGTTTGGCTCTGTCATAGCATTTATGGGGACATGGGGAGTTCCCTATATGATTCATGTTTATGATATAAGTAAGGCTAAGGCTTCTACATTTACTATGACTATGACAATAGGTATTATGATAGGAAGTTTGATTGTAGGATTTGTTTCAGATAAAATGGGTAAGAGGAAGCTTCCATTTTTCATATTTTCTGTTGTATATCTGTTTACTTGGATAGTGTTACTGTATATAAACCCTGGTAATATGCCTTTTACTTTGCTATATATCTTATTTTTCTTGATAGGATTTTCAGCATCAGGTTTCGTTCTCTCATGGGCTTCAGCTAAAGAAGTAAATCCTAGGGAATATGCTGGTATATCTACCGGTACAGTAAATATGGGAGGATTTTTATTTGCAGCTTTAATCCAGCCTTTAATAGGATATATACTTAACAAGACTTGGACTGGAAAAGTAGTAGAAGGTGTTAAGATTTATTCTGTACAATCATATAATACTGCACTTTTAGTGTGTTTAGTGGCAGCAGTAATTGGAGTTGTAGGAGTTTTATTTGTAAAAGAAACTAATTGTAGAAACATATATGAGGAGCTTAAGAAATAA